The Tenebrio molitor chromosome 7, icTenMoli1.1, whole genome shotgun sequence region cacGATTATTAATACACCGCTACACTGCACCGTTTGTCGAGCTGCAACTAATAAATAACTGACCTACGCCAACCCAACCTCCGATAAAAAGATCCTTTTTTGTCATCCAAAAAAGCGAGAGTGCGCTTTTTCTTTACTATTGCAAGACCATTTGTTCACGTATCCtacgtttttcaaaaaacacaaATGCTTCCATTGATGCGGGAGTATTCACTACTTCcgtgtttaaatatttccgTGTATTTTGATTACAGGCTCTATATGTCAGTCGTTCAGTTGATTGTATTTTCTTTGTAGATGTCTGTCGTTGGCTCAAAGAACTCAGTTTCAAAAACAAGGTGTCGGCACTAATAATCTAGCGTGGGCTTATCATTCGGAAAGTCAAGAAGAACTACTAAATCTGATTCCAAGTTTTGCAAAAGGAGAGCCAACTTGGCCGCTCCTTCGCGAGCTTGGCGTAGGATGGTGGATCAGAAATTTGAGCGTGTTAAAGCAATGCGTTCAAGTCTTAGCCAAGTCGGCGTATCAAACCAAACAAGATCCGATGGACGCCGCTTTGTATTATTTGGCAATGAACAAAAAGAGCGTGCTGTGGGGTCTGTACAGGTTTGTGACATTTCCTACGAGATCGCGGAAACTTGAAAAACTCTTTTAGGTCAAAGCGTGACGAGAGAATGACCCAGTTCTTTGCAAACAACTTTACAGAAAACAGGTGGCGCAAAGCTGCGCTTAAAAATGCATACGCACTGCTCGGAAAACAAAGATTCGATCATGCCGCGGCGTTTTTCTTGCTTGCCGGCAATTTGAAAGATGCCATGGAGGTGTGTTTACAGAAACTGCAAGATCTCCAACTTGCGATCATAATTGTCCGTTTGTACGAAGGAGACGGTGACAGTTTTAAAAAGTTGTTGTATCAGGAAATTCTAGGTTGCGACGCTGACGGTACGACTTTGACAAATTCGTTATCCTCGGAGtcattgatttttatttaaagggTCCAACCAGGACATTACTAAAGCACATCCTGATCCTTTCCTGAGATCGATGGCGTATTGGTCTTTGAAAGAACACCAAGCAGCTTTGAGCACTCTACTGATCGGAAACGCCGGTACTCAACACCACACCCACGAAGATGAAGCGAGAGAGACCAAAGAAGCTGAtccaaatgtttttaatttttacgtgtACCTGAGAACGCATCCTTTGCTCGTCAGGCAACATATGGCGAATTCAAGTCAACGGAAAGCGTGGCTTCCGGGAGGCAAACAAGTCGTGGTTGAAGATTCGATCACAGCATTGGAAAGACAGCTATATTTTGCCACAGCTCACGGACATTTCAGAGCAGGTTGTCCGGCACTGGCTCTTGAAGTCTTGTCAAAGCTGCCGTATATCGTGAccgaaaataaacaaacaactcCTTGTAAGTCGTTTGCGTGACGTCCTTGATTGTTATCGACAGTGTGTTGTTTTAGTGGTATCGCCAAGAGAGACTGCAGCTAGCTTAGAAATTAATACCGGAATTATCTCTTGGGAAAGCAAACCTGACGTGCATCAGTCGGCAGCAAATTTCGATTGGGGAAACCCTCTGGCGGACTTGACCACAAAAACCGACGATTTAGATTTGAAGTGGAGCGACGATGAGGGTGAGAAGGATTCAGAAGGGTCAGATGAAGGAATCAGAATGAAATGTGATTCCATCGAAGACGAAGAAGAAGACACTGCAGAATCCCCTCATCAACATATTGATATTATGGCACAGCAACTGAAGTTTGTTGCGTGTTTGAAAATCCTAATGGAAGAATTGTCAACTCTCGCAACAGGATTTGAAGTAGACGGTAAGGATGTAGCAGTGGCAAAAAGAACGGTGTTTATGAATTTGTCGTTGCAGGTGGACAGTTGCGATATCAGTTGTACATATGGTTAGAAAAAGAAGTTGAAGCGCTGAGACAACTATGCAATTACTCGACGACAGATGTCGCTGAAACTTTAGAATTAGAACCGTCTCCAGAAATGGAAAACTCGGCGAGCGAGACCGGTACGAGGCCCACTCTTCACGAGATACTTGTCCAAGAGAAATTAGATTTCGAGGCGAAAGTTCAACGAGCAGCCAAACGCAGACGTTGGCTCAGAGGTAAAAGACACcataattgttttaataaagtCGACATCGTTGATTTCAGTCAACGAAACGCTCCTAAGGACTCTGCTAAGTTATTGTTCTCTGCACGGTGCCACGGGCGGTTTGGCTTCTGTCCGCATGGAATTGGTACTTCTCTTGCAGGAGCTCCAACAAGAGAAAACTCACCAGCAATTGCTGAGTCCCCTTCCATTCCCCACAAGTTTACCTTTATTGGCGGCCAGCGTCGCCAGCAGTAAAACTGTAATAGCCGATCCGATCAGATATTTGCAGTGTTTGATACACGACATGTTGGAAACCGTGAGTTTTTAGAGAGTCGCGCGACAGATTCGTAACAATTGCTTGTAGATCGTGGAACTCCCGAAACCCAACACATCACAAAACCAACTTCTAGTTTTGCGAGATCTCGCTATAGCTCTGTCGGCTTGTATTTATCAGTCGTTGTGCGACTCTGACACTTTCAAAAGTAACCTGCCCGACAGTCAGGACGTCTGTTCGACACATTTGGTCGGTAGAAGAAGACGCGTGTCGGTCAGCGAAAACCAACAGATCATAACGTTGCCGTCAAAATGGCCAGGGGTCACGAGTTTGCGAGCTTTACTGGCACGAGAAAAAGACGAAGATACTCCACGTTTGACGGTTGTGTTGTGCGAAGCGTTCATAGCTACTTATCTGGCACTTGTTTTGTACGGTCTGAGTACTTGCGATTGCGTCATACTTTTCCACGTGACGGGACACGTTTTTGATCAAGAAGTGTGGGGTCGGTGAgtgtttgttatttttgtttgcgACAAACGTGAAACTCCGATTTTAGCTTGTTCGGCGGAGGTATTAAAAAATTGCTCAGAACTGCGAGCATAACTGGGGGCAGCTCCAACACAGCTGTGCAAGGAACGCAGAGTGCTCAAGGTACGCCCACAGAGGAGACCACAGGACCCGCCAATTGGTTGAATAAGCAGCGAGTAAGACTCAATACAAAACTTTTGGGACATCAGCCTTCGCACATGAAGGAGGACAAGCCGACGTACAGAGAACAGTTTGTTCCTCCCGAGATGAGCATTTTAGCTTATTTGTTGACCAAGGTCGGTATCGGACGATTTATGAAACATTTCATCATTGTGTTGTCTTTAGCCGGACGCCGGTCCGGATTGTGATGATGTGTCGAGCGACTCTGAAAGTGAAGACGAAGATGTTTTTGATATTCCCGCCCAAAATACCAGAATTGTAAATAACGAGCATTCCGATCCGAACTCTTTCTCGTGGTTGGTCTTGAGGATGGCAATATTGAGAATTGTACAGACCCGGTTGAATGACTTCCTGTCGGTGGCAGGGTTGGAGGTTAACGAGTTACCAGTGGCCAGTCCTTTGATTCATTCTTGCTTGCGACGGTTAACCAACTGGCAGGAGAGCTTAAAAAAAGAGCTAGATTGTCGGCAGTCACCACCAGAATATATTCCTGGATGTTTCGTAGAAAACACCACCGGTCCACCTATCCAGAAATACAGGTCCTCTAgtgttttttctttgtaaatttgtcacgattttttaaatttcaggcAACTATTAGAACCGCATAACACTCCGTTCAATACTAAGAGCTCGGCGAGTACCGCTAGACGTTTGTGGATGTACTTGGTTCACCAAGAACCGGTACAAGACATATTTATAAGAGCCGTATTCGGCAAACGCAGATCTCTGAGCGCCCTAGAAGATGAGTTACCTCATCCCGAACCCGCGACTCCGGAACCGGTACGAATTATTCACAAAGAGCAAGACTCGATAGCGGCCTTCAGTCTAAATCAAGTGAGTTTAACTTCATCTGACTTTCGGAAAAGTAGTACAATATTGGCTCAGGTTAACTCTGGGTTAATTGTGGTCGCAACTCCGAGAGAATTGCAAGAAATGGACATATCTCTTTTGCTGGAGTTGCCAGCTTGGTTAGAGGACGAGTGCGAATTGGACATACTGAATTTGACAAAGGAAGTGCCGGATCCGAGCGTTCCTCCGTTCTTGGTCATACAGAGCGCTGGTGACAAGACGAAGGAAACGCAACCGGGAAGTCCCCAGCCTGGTATCGCTAGTCAGAGCGGACGCGGTGCCAGTGTGGTAAGTTTGTCGCAAAATTATCGAAACAAGGTGTGCCACGTTTGACCTGTAAAATTACTAACATAAaagtgttttctttttttgaaatcattattaaaataacTTGGATTCGAGGGTAATCACATTAGTTACGTTGCTTCATGTGTGTTTTTTTGGTACTTTTCTGCCCGAAACAACATTGGAAAATCACCTAAATGAGACTTTTATGTACCTATGTGTGTAGATGAAGGGGCTAAGCTTCCCGGGCTGTCACGATGCCAATTTTGTCCATCTCGTTCTGCTTCGGTCGGCGCACATGCTTCGACCGGTGTGTTTTCTAACACTGCTCTGTTAATGCTTGTTCCTGTGTTGTGGTTgttgttgcaaaaaaatatagtcgtttgtttttattggaCTCTCTAGTTTGTAGTGTTCGATGTCCGAATCGGTGACCTAATAGAATTGATTCGTGTTTTCGTTCTTATCGTGGttggaatattttttctgctaGGTCATCAGTTCCAGTCGCTGATAACCCTTGCAACTAAATTTGCATCACGTATTTATATCGTTGTTTTTAATGCATGGTtttctgaatatttttttttttttaattttcgaaagaaattatgtattttttcacaaatctTGACGACGTCGGTATTTTCAAAAGGCGAAAAACATGTCTTTCTTGTGTAATTGTTGCGTTAGAATATTAGCTGAAATATGAAATTAGTGTTGGCGTTGAATGTCATTCGACGtcgttgttttaaattttaattgttttgacAGCTACCGGTAGAAACTGATCGTGACGATAAATGTGCACAGTGTGTCCATATTTTGACATCTTCATCATATGTTCACACTTTACAGGTGTTTCGATGTTGTAAAAATGTCTTCAAATACGCACGCATCCATGCTTAGAATAATTACTAGTTTTCCAAAATGCAGAGTCAAAATTGGTTTGATTTTTTCCGCTTCATTGGGACACCTGTAGGTGCGAGGTTGCACTCAACATGGCAGTGATAGTTAAGTggctttttttatttgagtCACTGAAAAAATTTGGCCCAATCACACAGCAAATAGGTACTTTCGCTAATTCAACGCATGTTAAAACGAAGGTTTCGCCAGAATGAATTCTAATATCGCATCTTCTGCTTAGGTATTAAAACATAAAATCGATGGAGTTAGGAGAATAAGCGCCCATCCTCTGCTTCCATTGTGTAAGTGTCTCTTTATGTGTCATCGCACCGTTGTTGTAATTATTATGGTTAGATCTAACCGGTGGACAAGACGGGTCTGTACAATTGTGGGAGTGGGGCCACCAACACCCAGTTGCGACGCCTAGGCCTCCAGGTACTTACGCCAAAGTCACAAGAGTGAGATTCTCCCAGCACGGAAATAAATTTGGAGTCGCCGATTCAGACGGAAATCTCAGCTTATTCCAAGTGGGGCTCAGCACAAACGCGACGAGGCCCTTCTTTGTAAGATAACGTGTACCAGACACGCTCGCAATAACCGTTCGGTTGCAGACTCTCCAGTGTCACAATAAAGGCATCAGCGATTTCGTTTTCTTAGGATCGTGCAGTTTGTTGGCAACCGGTAGGTTGATTTTGAGTTAGCTTGCGACATTCTAACGGATTTTTCAGCGGGTCACAGTTCggaaagtaaaaatgtttgcatCTGGGACTCGATTCTACCCCACGGAAAGGCCTTGGTGGTCGCGTTCACCTGTCACGACCAAGGATCGAGCAGTTTGGTATTTGCACCCCAACAtcaagtacttatttctgCGGGAAAACGTGGGGACGTTTGTCTGATCGACGTCAGGTCGAAGGCGATACGGCATAAATTTACTGCGCACGAAAATGCCGTCAAATGTATAGCGATTGACCCGCACGAGGAATATTTCGCAACGGGATCCGCAGACGGGGACATCAAGGTAAAAAGAAAATCGGTTGTTGGTTGCATTCAAGGTTGTAAACACGTGATAGCAGATTTATTAGCTTTGCTGTTATTTTTAGtacgatattaaaaaaaaaaataggatgATAATTCTGTGTTTGTGTACAGATATGGGGCGTTTCCGTGCCCAATGTTCTTTTGTCGTTGCCAACGGAACACGCGAGGAGcagtttctttaaaaatattggaCAAGGAGTTACTCAGTTACACATCGATTCTCACGCACGTTTATTCTCTTGCGGCGCCGACGGAAGTATGAAAGTACGCCAGCTGCCGGACAGGGAAAATTTGCTTGTACACCATAACCATCATTAATGTTTCGCCTAAAGAACAAATTATGTCGCTTTTTAGATAGTGTTTCAATAACTGCATTCTGATTATCATTAACTGATATTTTTATAGCTTGTTAACAAAATATTGACTGTTGCATATGGTTCTCATTTATTTGTTGATTATTGTCGAAATTTCTATGATGTACCtatttaataattgttattgtatGTGATGATAAAGTTTAGAAACGAAGTATTGTGTATTTTAGATGTAATACCTacttagaataaatattttgttcgaAAAGTCCAacgtgttttatttttaatcgcaTTGTATTTTATCGACCGGTGGTTATGAATTATCTGTTTTTAACGATGGGTTTTGGATCAATTGTTATTTGAAGTTTATCTGAATGTCAGAACGTTGGATAAGTTGGccaaaatttacaaccaaaaacGTACGATCATTCCATAACAGTGTgatgataaaaatttcaacaaaaatagCATGACGTACCATGCTGTAACAATAAAAGTCAATTATATCATTACATAAGTACCATAACCCGTACGAGTACCTGCTTTGTTATGCATTAATTGATGTGCAGTtaagaattattttatattcccaaaattttctaataagtCTTTTACTGCGATAATCATTGTTTATGTGTTTTCACAATCAACATACATGGGATTTTACTTATCTTCTAATTGACGCAGATTAAGCATTTCCATTGATaacaattacataattattgataaCAAAAACACTAATTTTAAATACTTGACTCCAAATACTTCGTAAacttaaacataaataataaaaagataAGAGGGTCAAGAAATAGATGGaactttttaaatcaattacatatttatatttattcacatatttttaatttctaagcTTTTTGTGTTCTATCTATAATATTTAAGGTACCTGAATCTTCCATGAggactgtttttttttttttcgttttaagcTACTCTGAAATAAAACATGCTTGCAAAACACAAAACAGTTGGGCCAAAGTACCTAATCATGAAAAATACAATAACACACATTGTCGATACAAAATAAAGCTCGGCACATTCAGtttataacaaaaatgaaactgttttccgggtttgttaaaaaatatttagaagcAGTTGGTGAGCAGATATAAAAGCAAGCAGGGTCACAAACAGAACATTTGTAAACATTCAGTGATTAAAGAACGTGGTTTTATAGCATTTTCTATAATGGCACCCAATGATAATCTCACAGCTGTTTTACACGGTATTAACGACATGAGATTGGTAAGTAATCtaaatcgttgaaaattttctaaatttggggtaggttagaattatttaACAACGTAGTGTTTCTTATGTCCATTATTCAATGTGTGACTTGTTTAAAAATAGGAGCAAAGACCAATTCCCGTACCCAAAGCAAATCGTAAGTTAGACTACCAAAAACTGTTACTCTCGTTTTACATTCTGGTAAAATTTAGAGGTCCTACTAAGGATGGAAGTCGTCGGTATTTGTGGATCCGACGTCCACTATTTGGTCAGCGGTAGAATCGGTCCTTTCGTCGTAAAAGGACCAATGGTCATCGGTTTGTACGCTCTCATGTCCTTTACGCTTACAATCGTATTCTAAATTTAGGACACGAAGCGTCCGGAACCGTCCTCGAGGTGGGCAAAGACGTGAAAAATTTGAAACCAGGTGATCGCGTGGCCATCGAACCGGGAATAACTTGCCGTCTTTGTCCGGATTGTAAAAATGGAAACTATCATCTCTGCAGGGACATGATCTTTTGCGCGACGCCTCCAGTTGACGGAAACTTAACCAGATACTACGTCCACGATGCGGACTTTTGCCACAAGTACAAATTCACCACTACACAGTGTTTTCATCAAATGAGAATTTGTTTTCAAGATTACCGGACAACATGGATCTGGAAGAAGGTGCCCTCATGGAGCCTCTTTCGGTTGGAGTGCACGCTTGCAAAAGAGCTGGAGTTCGCGTCGGGTCTGTGGTTCTAGTTTTGGGCGCAGGGCCCATCGGGCTTGTGTCGATGCTAACCGCCAAAGCTATGGGCGCTTCGAAAGTCATAATCACGGACTTGGTGGACCATCGTTTGAAAAAAGCCAGAGAACTTGGTGCAGATTTTACTCTACGGATTGATAAAAGTATGACCGAGGACgacattattaaaacaatcAAAACACAATTAGGGCAGGATCCTACTGTTACCCTGGAGTGCACAGGAGCTGAGCAGTGTGTCAGGGTTGCTCTACAAGTAATGAGCTGACACGTGGGttttgacaatattttttcctttcaAACGTTTTAGGTGACGAGATCTGGAGGTG contains the following coding sequences:
- the LOC138135919 gene encoding sorbitol dehydrogenase-like, with translation MAPNDNLTAVLHGINDMRLEQRPIPVPKANQVLLRMEVVGICGSDVHYLVSGRIGPFVVKGPMVIGHEASGTVLEVGKDVKNLKPGDRVAIEPGITCRLCPDCKNGNYHLCRDMIFCATPPVDGNLTRYYVHDADFCHKLPDNMDLEEGALMEPLSVGVHACKRAGVRVGSVVLVLGAGPIGLVSMLTAKAMGASKVIITDLVDHRLKKARELGADFTLRIDKSMTEDDIIKTIKTQLGQDPTVTLECTGAEQCVRVALQVTRSGGVVILVGLGKFEMTVPLAGALVREVNIRGVFRYNNDYPIAIELVKTGKVNVKPLVTHHYTIEDTLKAFNTAKTGEGNPIKVLIHANPDWKP